A portion of the Macaca mulatta isolate MMU2019108-1 chromosome 2, T2T-MMU8v2.0, whole genome shotgun sequence genome contains these proteins:
- the MST1R gene encoding macrophage-stimulating protein receptor isoform X20 translates to MELLPPLPQSFLLLLLLPAKPAAAKEWQCPRTPYAASRDFNVKYMVPSFSAGGLVQTMVTYQGDKNESAVFVAIRNRLHVLGPDLKSVQSLATGPAGDPGCQTCAACGPGPHGPSGDTDTKVLVLEPALPALVSCGSSLQGRCFLHDLDPQGTAVHLAAPACLFSAHHNRPDDCPDCVASPLGTRVTVVEQGQASYFYVASSLDAAVAASFSPRSVSIRRLKADASGFAPGFVALSVLPKHLVSYSIEYVHSFHTGAFVYFLTVQPASVTDAPGALHTRLARLSATEPELGDYRELVLDCRFAPKRRRRGAPEGGQPYPVLRVAHSAPVGAQLATELSIAEGQEVLFGVFVAGKDSGPGVGPNSVVCAFPIDLLDTLIDEGVERCCESPVHPGLRRGLDFFQSPSFCPNPPGLEAPSPNTSCRHFPLLVSSSFSRVDLFNGLLGTVEVTALYVTRLDNVTVAHMGTADGRILQVELARSLNYLLYVSNFSLGDSGQPVQRDVSRLGDHLFFASGEQVFQVPIQGPGCRHFLTCGRCLRAQRFMGCGWCGNMCGRQKECPGSWQQDHCPPKLTEFHPHSGPLRGSTRLTLCGSNFYLHPSGLVPEGTHQITVGQSPCQPLPKDSSKLRPVPRKDFVEEFECELEPLGTQAVGPTNVSLTVTNMPPGKHFRVDGTSMLRGFFFMEPVLIAVQPLFGPRAGGTCLTLEGQSLSVGTSRAVLVNGTECLLARVSEGQLLCATPPGAMVASVPLSLQVGGAQVPGSWTFHYREDPVVLSISPNCGYSNSHITICGQHLTSAWHLVLSFHDGLRAVESRQCERQLPEQQLCRLPEYVVQDPQGWVAGNLSAWGDGAAGFTLPGFRFLTPPHPPSANLIPLKPEEHAIKFEVCVDGECRILGRVVWPGPDGVPQSTLLGILLPLLLLVAALATALVFSYWWQRKQLVLPPNLDDLASLDQTTGATPLPILYSGSDYRSGLGHFGVVYHGEYIDQAQNRIQCAIKSLSRITEMQQVEAFLREGLLMRGLNHPNVLALIGIMLPPEGLPHVLLPYMCHGDLLQFIRSPQRNPTVKDLISFGLQVAHGMEYLAEQKFVHRDLAARNCMLDESFTVKVADFGLARDILDKEYYSVRQHRHARLPVKWMALESLQTYRFTTKSDVWSFGVLLWELLTRGAPPYPHIDPFDLTHFLAQGRRLPQPEYCPNSLYQVMQQCWEADPAARPTFGVLVGEVEQIVSALLGDHYVQLPATYMNLGPSTSHEMNVHPEQQQSSPMPGSAHRPRPLSEPPRPT, encoded by the exons ATGGAGCTCCTCCCTCCGCTGCCTCAGTCCTTCttactgctgctgctgttgcctGCCAAGCCCGCGGCGGCCAAGGAATGGCAGTGCCCGCGCACCCCCTACGCGGCCTCTCGAGACTTTAACGTGAAGTACATGGTGCCCAGCTTCTCCGCCGGAGGCCTGGTGCAGACCATGGTGACCTACCAGGGCGACAAAAATGAGAGTGCTGTGTTTGTAGCCATACGCAATCGCCTGCACGTGCTTGGGCCTGACCTGAAGTCTGTCCAGAGCCTGGCCACGGGCCCTGCTGGGGACCCTGGCTGCCAGACGTGTGCAGCCTGTGGCCCAGGCCCCCACGGCCCTTCCGGTGACACAGACACAAAGGTGCTGGTGCTGGAGCCCGCGCTGCCTGCCCTGGTCAGTTGTGGCTCCAGCCTGCAGGGCCGCTGCTTCCTGCATGACCTAGATCCCCAAGGGACAGCCGTGCATCTGGCAGCGCCAGCCTGCCTCTTCTCAGCCCACCATAACCGGCCCGATGACTGCCCCGACTGTGTGGCCAGCCCATTGGGCACCCGTGTGACTGTGGTTGAGCAAGGCCAGGCCTCCTATTTCTACGTGGCATCCTCACTGGACGCAGCCGTGGCTGCCAGCTTCAGCCCACGCTCAGTGTCTATCAGGCGTCTCAAGGCCGACGCCTCGGGATTTGCACCGGGCTTTGTGGCGTTGTCAGTGCTGCCCAAGCATcttgtctcctacagtattgaATACGTGCACAGCTTCCATACGGGAGCCTTCGTCTACTTCCTGACTGTACAGCCGGCCAGCGTGACTGATGCTCCTGGTGCCCTGCACACACGCCTGGCACGACTTAGCGCCACTGAGCCAGAGTTGGGTGACTATCGGGAGCTGGTCCTCGACTGCAGATTTGCTCCAAAACGCAGGCGCCGGGGGGCCCCAGAGGGCGGACAGCCCTACCCTGTGCTGCGGGTGGCCCACTCTGCTCCAGTGGGTGCTCAACTTGCCACTGAGCTGAGCATTGCTGAGGGCCAGGAAGTGCTATTTGGGGTCTTTGTGGCTGGCAAGGATAGTGGCCCTGGCGTGGGCCCCAACTCTGTCGTCTGTGCCTTCCCCATTGACCTGCTGGACACATTAATTGATGAAGGTGTGGAGCGCTGTTGTGAATCCCCAGTCCATCCAGGCCTCCGGCGAGGCCTCGACTTCTTCCAGTCACCCAGTTTTTGCCCCAACCCG CCTGGCCTGGAGGCCCCCAGCCCCAACACCAGCTGCCGCCACTTCCCTTTGCTGGTCAGTAGCAGCTTCTCACGTGTGGACCTATTCAATGGGCTGTTGGGAACAGTAGAGGTCACTGCACTGTATGTGACACGCCTTGACAACGTCACAGTGGCACACATGGGCACAGCGGATGGGCGTATCCTGCAG GTGGAGCTGGCCAGGTCACTCAACTACTTGCTGTATGTGTCCAACTTCTCACTGGGTGACAGTGGGCAGCCCGTGCAGCGGGATGTCAGTCGCCTTGGGGACCACCTATTCTTCGCCTCTGGGGAGCAG GTTTTCCAGGTGCCTATCCAAGGCCCTGGCTGCCGCCACTTCCTCACCTGTGGGCGTTGCCTAAGGGCACAGCGTTTCATGGGCTGTGGCTGGTGTGGGAACATGTGTGGCCGGCAGAAGGAGTGTCCTGGCTCCTGGCAACAGGACCACTGTCCGCCTAAGCTTACTGAG TTCCACCCCCACAGTGGACCTTTAAGGGGCAGTACAAGGCTGACCCTGTGTGGCTCCAACTTCTACCTGCACCCTTCTGGTCTGGTGCCTGAGGGAACCCATCAGATCACGGTGGGCCAAAGTCCCTGCCAGCCACTGCCCAAGGACAGCTCAAAACTCAG ACCAGTGCCCCGGAAAGACTTTGTAGAGGAGTTTGAGTGTGAACTGGAGCCCTTGGGCACCCAAGCAGTGGGGCCTACCAACGTCAGCCTCACCGTGACTAACATGCCACCGGGCAAGCACTTCCGGGTAGACGGCACCTCCATGCTGAGAGGCTTCTTTTTCATG GAGCCAGTGCTGATAGCAGTGCAACCCCTCTTTGGCCCACGGGCAGGAGGCACCTGTCTCACTCTTGAAGGCCAGAGTCTGTCTGTAGGCACCAGCCGGGCTGTGCTGGTCAATGGGACTGAGTGTCTGCTAGCACG GGTCAGTGAGGGGCAGCTTTTATGTGCCACACCCCCTGGGGCCATGGTGGCCAGTGTCCCCCTTAGCCTGCAGGTGGGGGGTGCCCAGGTACCTGGTTCCTGGACCTTCCACTACAGAGAAGACCCTGTCGTGCTAAGCATCAGCCCCAACTGTGGCTACAG CAACTCCCACATCACCATCTGTGGCCAGCATCTAACTTCAGCATGGCACTTAGTGCTGTCATTCCATGACGGGCTCAGGGCAGTGGAGAGCAGG CAGTGTGAGAGGCAGCTTCCAGAGCAGCAGTTGTGCCGCCTGCCTGAATATGTGGTCCAAGACCCCCAGGGATGGGTGGCAGGAAATCTGAGTGCCTGGGGGGATGGAGCTGCTGGCTTTACACTGCCTGGCTTTCGCTTCCTAACCCCACCCCATCCACCCAGTGCCAACCTAATTCCACTGAAGCCTGAGGAGCATGCCATTAAGTTTGAG GTCTGCGTGGATGGTGAATGTCGCATCCTGGGTAGAGTGGTGTGGCCAGGGCCAGATGGGGTCCCACAGAGCACGCTCCTTGGTATCCTGCTGCCTTTGCTGCTGCTTGTGGCCGCATTGGCCACTGCACTGGTCTTCAGCTACTGGTGGCAGAGGAAGCAGCTAG TTCTTCCTCCCAACCTGGATGACCTGGCATCCCTGGACCAGACTACTGGAGCCACACCCCTGCCTATTCTCTACTCGGGCTCTGACTACAGAAGTGGCCTTG GCCACTTTGGAGTTGTCTACCATGGAGAATACATAGACCAGGCCCAGAATCGAATCCAATGTGCCATCAAGTCACTAAGTC GCATCACAGAGATGCAGCAGGTGGAGGCCTTCCTTCGAGAGGGGCTGCTCATGCGTGGCCTGAACCACCCGAATGTGCTGGCTCTCATTGGTATCATGTTGCCACCCGAGGGCCTGCCCCATGTGCTGCTGCCCTATATGTGCCACGGTGACCTGCTCCAGTTCATCCGCTCACCTCAGCGG AACCCCACCGTGAAGGACCTCATCAGCTTTGGCCTGCAGGTAGCCCATGGCATGGAGTACCTCGCAGAGCAGAAGTTTGTGCACAGGGACCTGGCTGCGCGAAACTGCAT GCTGGACGAGTCATTCACTGTCAAAGTGGCTGACTTTGGTTTGGCCCGTGACATCCTGGACAAGGAATACTATAGTGTTCGACAGCATCGCCACGCTCGCCTACCTGTGAAGTGGATGGCGCTGGAGAGCCTGCAGACCTATAGATTTACCACCAAGTCTGATGTG TGGTCATTTGGTGTGCTGCTGTGGGAACTGTTGACACGGGGTGCCCCACCATACCCCCACATCGACCCTTTTGACCTCACCCACTTCCTGGCCCAGGGTCGGCGCCTGCCCCAGCCTGAGTATTGCCCCAATTCTCT GTACCAAGTGATGCAGCAATGCTGGGAGGCGGACCCAGCAGCACGACCCACCTTCGGAGTACTAGTGGGGGAAGTGGAGCAGATAGTGTCTGCACTGCTTGGGGACCATTATGTGCAGCTGCCAGCAACCTACATGAACCTGGGCCCCAGCACCTCACATGAGATGAATGTGCATCCAGAACAGCAGCAGTCCTCACCCATGCCAGGGAGTGCACACCGGCCCCGGCCACTCTCAGAGCCTCCTCGGCCCACTTGA